Proteins found in one Nocardia brasiliensis ATCC 700358 genomic segment:
- a CDS encoding ABC transporter ATP-binding protein/permease — translation MTDARTRPRGTRSEAELNASRDWSDELVASTQWVLLASALTGVIFLIVVTVLLRITTWGRHFRRTTGAFFRGREARRTIPLAGVLLIIAVLSVRVKVLLSYQGNDMFSALQHAAEALGRGDNAALADAEHAFWHSLLVFAVLGILDVARTQLDFYLGQRFEIRWRRWLTERMTSEWIDGRAYYRTRFIDAPIDNPDQRIQHDVTEMTGRARSLSLGAVTSVVSVVSFTRILWDLSGTLTLFGVEIPKAMVFLVYLYVLVVTAVAFWIGRPLIGLGFRYQAVTANFRYALVRLRDNAERVAFYRGEQTEQRGLRALFAEVLLVYRRLVRLTTQFIGWNQAASEVAVVFPWLLQAPHFFSGTLTLGDVQQTGTAFGQIQGALSYFRNSYSEFAVLRATLLRLDGLVTASEQARKLPTLPVQITDDTVELTDIEVRKPDGTILIEGLNLRLRAGDAVVVKGLSGSGKTTLMRALAEMWPYTGGLVGKPETPGTLFIAQLPYLPLGPLRAAVTYPATPDSAPDKTVADALHKVQLGHLATRLDEDADWSNILSPGEQQRLAFARLLLIRPRAAFLDEATSAMDEGLEFALYTLIRAELPELILVSTAHRSTVDQHHDTRLELAGGGHWSYG, via the coding sequence GTGACCGACGCACGCACCCGACCTCGCGGGACCCGATCGGAGGCCGAGCTGAACGCGTCACGAGACTGGAGCGACGAACTGGTCGCGTCCACGCAGTGGGTGCTCCTCGCCTCCGCGCTCACCGGCGTGATCTTCCTGATCGTCGTCACCGTGCTGCTGCGGATCACCACCTGGGGCCGGCACTTCCGGCGGACCACCGGCGCGTTCTTCCGCGGGCGCGAAGCTCGGCGCACGATCCCGCTCGCCGGCGTGCTGTTGATCATCGCCGTGCTCTCGGTCCGGGTGAAGGTCCTGCTCTCCTACCAGGGCAATGACATGTTCTCGGCCCTGCAGCACGCCGCCGAGGCGCTCGGCCGCGGCGACAACGCCGCACTGGCCGACGCGGAGCACGCGTTCTGGCACTCGCTGCTCGTCTTCGCCGTGCTCGGCATCCTCGACGTGGCCCGCACCCAGCTGGACTTCTATCTCGGGCAACGATTCGAAATCCGTTGGCGCCGTTGGCTCACCGAACGGATGACCAGCGAGTGGATCGACGGCCGGGCCTATTACCGCACCCGGTTCATCGATGCGCCGATCGACAACCCGGATCAGCGTATCCAGCACGACGTGACCGAGATGACCGGCCGCGCGCGATCGTTGTCGCTCGGGGCGGTCACCTCGGTGGTGTCGGTGGTGTCGTTCACCAGAATCCTGTGGGATCTGTCGGGGACGCTGACCCTCTTCGGCGTCGAGATTCCCAAGGCGATGGTGTTTCTGGTCTACCTGTACGTGCTGGTGGTCACCGCCGTCGCGTTCTGGATCGGCCGCCCGCTGATCGGCCTCGGCTTCCGCTACCAGGCGGTGACCGCGAACTTCCGCTACGCCCTGGTCCGGCTGCGCGACAACGCCGAACGGGTGGCGTTCTATCGCGGCGAGCAGACCGAACAGCGGGGTCTGCGGGCGCTTTTCGCCGAAGTGCTGCTGGTCTATCGCCGCCTGGTCCGGTTGACCACCCAGTTCATCGGCTGGAACCAGGCCGCCAGCGAGGTGGCCGTGGTGTTCCCCTGGTTGCTGCAGGCACCGCATTTCTTCAGCGGGACACTGACACTCGGCGACGTCCAGCAGACCGGGACGGCGTTCGGCCAGATCCAAGGCGCGCTGTCGTATTTCCGCAACAGCTACAGCGAGTTCGCGGTGCTGCGTGCCACGCTGCTACGGCTCGACGGTCTCGTGACGGCGAGCGAACAGGCCCGGAAGCTGCCGACGCTGCCGGTCCAGATCACCGACGACACAGTGGAACTCACCGATATCGAGGTGCGTAAACCGGACGGTACGATCCTGATCGAGGGCCTGAACCTGCGCCTGCGCGCCGGTGACGCGGTGGTCGTCAAGGGACTGTCCGGCAGCGGCAAGACCACTCTGATGCGCGCACTCGCCGAAATGTGGCCCTACACAGGCGGTCTCGTCGGCAAGCCGGAAACCCCCGGCACGCTGTTTATCGCCCAGCTGCCGTACCTGCCGCTGGGCCCGTTGCGCGCGGCCGTCACCTATCCCGCGACGCCGGACAGTGCGCCGGACAAGACTGTCGCCGACGCCCTGCACAAGGTCCAACTCGGCCATCTGGCAACAAGATTGGACGAGGACGCCGACTGGTCGAACATCCTGTCCCCCGGTGAGCAGCAGCGGCTCGCCTTCGCGCGACTGCTGCTGATCCGCCCGCGAGCCGCGTTCCTGGACGAGGCGACCTCGGCCATGGACGAGGGCCTGGAGTTCGCGCTCTACACCCTGATCCGCGCCGAGCTGCCCGAGCTGATCCTGGTGAGCACCGCGCATCGCAGCACCGTCGATCAGCATCACGACACCCGGCTGGAACTGGCCGGCGGCGGTCACTGGTCCTACGGGTAG
- a CDS encoding DUF2277 domain-containing protein, with protein sequence MCRNITALRGLEPAATPEEIQAAALQYVRKVGGLSSISATTKPAVDAAVAEIAAITTRLLDQLPDRKVPPKSVPPLRRPEVQARIRARG encoded by the coding sequence ATGTGTCGAAACATCACCGCCCTCCGGGGGCTGGAACCCGCCGCGACACCGGAGGAGATCCAGGCCGCGGCATTGCAGTACGTGCGTAAGGTCGGCGGACTGTCCAGCATCTCCGCCACGACGAAACCGGCGGTCGACGCGGCCGTGGCCGAGATCGCGGCGATCACCACCCGGCTGCTGGATCAGCTGCCCGATCGCAAGGTCCCGCCGAAGTCGGTGCCGCCGCTGCGCAGGCCCGAGGTGCAGGCGCGGATCCGCGCGCGCGGCTGA
- a CDS encoding biotin transporter BioY, translating to MDGVEDPRRSRVGISARDMAQIAVFAALIAAMGLPGAITVGFSGVPITVQTLGVILAGAVLGARKGTAAVVVFLALTMIGLPLLSGGRTGLTAMAGPSAGYLVGWIPAALVIGLLTARILPKYPLVLGLLINALGGIVVIYLFGTLGLLLRTDLDVRHAITTNFAFIPGDLAKVVVASIVAKGVHRAYPGLIRA from the coding sequence GTGGACGGTGTCGAGGACCCTCGGAGGTCGAGGGTCGGTATTTCCGCGCGGGACATGGCGCAGATCGCGGTCTTCGCGGCGCTGATCGCGGCGATGGGCCTGCCCGGCGCCATCACGGTCGGCTTCAGCGGTGTGCCGATCACGGTGCAGACGCTGGGCGTGATCCTGGCGGGTGCGGTGCTCGGGGCGCGCAAGGGTACGGCCGCGGTGGTGGTATTCCTCGCGCTGACCATGATCGGACTGCCGCTGCTGTCCGGTGGGCGCACCGGATTGACGGCGATGGCCGGGCCGAGCGCCGGATACCTGGTCGGCTGGATTCCCGCCGCGCTGGTCATCGGGCTGCTGACCGCGCGCATTCTGCCGAAGTACCCGCTCGTGCTCGGGCTGCTGATCAACGCGCTCGGTGGCATCGTGGTGATCTACCTGTTCGGCACCCTCGGCCTGCTGCTGCGGACCGACCTCGACGTCCGGCACGCGATCACGACCAACTTCGCGTTCATTCCCGGCGACCTGGCCAAGGTCGTCGTCGCCTCGATCGTCGCGAAGGGCGTGCATCGCGCGTACCCCGGGCTGATTCGTGCGTGA
- a CDS encoding class I adenylate-forming enzyme family protein, which produces MRDPGLGGSGARPAIEFVGRTYTYAELDRAIEQWIEQHPGATSYDASALDVPDALICVCAAARRGVPVFVENPAARPARTDLPASAFLLVTTSGSTGRPRPLARTAASWYDSFPAFTAITGVTAADRVLLTGPLYATMHLFGALHALWLGACVTDDPARATVVHAVPAVLREVVGRAPALRTAIVAGIALDDGARAAAAGLELIEYYGSAEVSLVAARRVPEPLRLLDGVEAEIRAGLLYVRTPYRVLGAPEWFGVGDLAELGPERELTVRGRGESAINVGGTTVLAEDVERVLGAIDGVAAVAVIGAPHAVLGEIVTAAVQLDGDVGIGAVRAHARRVLLKEAMPRRWVPLPALPRTASGKVARGELKDLLA; this is translated from the coding sequence GTGCGTGATCCGGGGCTCGGTGGCTCCGGCGCCCGGCCCGCCATCGAATTCGTCGGCCGCACTTACACTTACGCCGAACTGGACCGGGCGATCGAGCAGTGGATCGAGCAGCACCCCGGCGCGACGAGCTACGACGCGTCGGCGCTCGACGTGCCGGACGCGCTGATCTGCGTCTGCGCGGCCGCACGGCGTGGCGTGCCGGTGTTCGTAGAGAACCCCGCGGCTCGCCCGGCGCGAACCGATCTTCCCGCCTCGGCCTTTCTGCTGGTGACGACCTCCGGCTCGACCGGCCGGCCGCGGCCGCTCGCCAGGACCGCCGCGTCCTGGTACGACAGCTTTCCGGCGTTCACCGCGATCACCGGCGTCACCGCCGCGGATCGGGTGCTGCTCACCGGCCCGCTGTACGCGACCATGCACCTGTTCGGCGCGTTGCACGCGCTGTGGCTGGGCGCCTGTGTCACCGACGATCCGGCGCGGGCCACGGTGGTGCACGCGGTGCCCGCGGTGCTGCGCGAGGTGGTGGGCCGCGCGCCCGCGCTGCGGACGGCGATCGTCGCGGGGATCGCCCTGGACGACGGTGCCCGTGCCGCGGCGGCGGGGCTCGAGCTGATCGAGTACTACGGCTCCGCCGAGGTGTCGCTCGTCGCGGCCCGCCGGGTGCCCGAGCCGCTGCGCCTGCTCGACGGCGTCGAGGCCGAGATCCGTGCCGGACTGCTGTACGTGCGCACGCCGTATCGGGTGCTCGGCGCGCCGGAATGGTTCGGCGTCGGCGATCTCGCGGAACTCGGACCCGAGCGCGAGCTCACGGTGCGGGGCCGGGGCGAGTCCGCGATCAACGTGGGCGGCACCACCGTGCTCGCGGAGGATGTCGAGCGGGTGCTCGGCGCGATCGACGGGGTGGCCGCCGTCGCGGTGATCGGTGCACCGCATGCCGTTCTCGGCGAGATCGTCACGGCCGCAGTACAACTCGACGGTGATGTGGGCATCGGTGCGGTGCGCGCGCACGCCCGCCGGGTGCTGCTGAAAGAGGCGATGCCGCGGCGCTGGGTGCCGCTGCCCGCGTTGCCGCGCACGGCTAGTGGCAAGGTGGCTCGGGGTGAGCTGAAAGACTTGCTGGCATGA
- a CDS encoding thiolase family protein has translation MNRRPVLVAPRRTPIGNAGHGFASLTTTDLAAPVLREVRSTLRAAGVDAEIDDVVLGNCLGPGGDPARIAALAAGLGTEVPGVTVDRQCGSGLDAVMQAALRVQSGGEELILAGGVESASTAPWRFWPPAGDAEPVRYTRAPFAPQGFPDPDMGSAADDLARVRGISRERQDAYAARSHSAAAAADFSAELVPIGDVRRDERIRAGLTVARLARLRPSFGADGTATAGNSCGISDGAAVVAVTTEAVAAGLPALRVLGSAVAGSDPAHPGLGPAPAIRKLLRRTGVGVADLGIVEITEAFASVVLAVSDELGLDEATICPQGGAIAMGHPWGASGAILLVRLATQMLRPDGPALGLAACAIGGGQGIAMLVERVA, from the coding sequence ATGAACCGTCGACCCGTCCTCGTCGCGCCGCGGCGCACACCGATCGGCAACGCCGGGCACGGGTTCGCCAGCCTGACCACGACCGATCTCGCCGCGCCCGTCCTGCGGGAGGTGCGCTCGACCTTGCGCGCGGCCGGAGTCGACGCGGAGATCGACGACGTCGTGCTCGGTAATTGCCTAGGGCCGGGCGGCGATCCGGCGCGGATCGCCGCGCTGGCCGCCGGACTCGGCACCGAGGTCCCCGGCGTCACCGTCGACCGGCAGTGCGGGTCCGGGCTGGACGCGGTGATGCAGGCGGCGCTGCGGGTGCAGAGCGGGGGCGAGGAGCTGATCCTGGCCGGCGGTGTCGAGTCGGCGAGCACCGCGCCGTGGCGGTTCTGGCCGCCGGCCGGGGACGCCGAACCGGTGCGCTACACCCGTGCGCCCTTTGCGCCGCAAGGCTTTCCCGACCCTGACATGGGGTCTGCGGCCGACGATCTCGCCCGCGTGCGCGGGATCAGCCGCGAGCGGCAGGACGCCTACGCGGCGCGGTCGCACAGCGCGGCCGCGGCCGCGGACTTCTCGGCCGAACTCGTGCCGATCGGCGACGTCCGGCGCGACGAGCGAATCCGGGCGGGCCTGACCGTAGCGCGACTCGCGCGGCTGCGCCCGAGTTTCGGCGCCGATGGCACGGCCACCGCGGGCAACTCGTGCGGGATCTCCGACGGGGCCGCGGTGGTCGCGGTCACCACCGAGGCGGTGGCGGCGGGGTTGCCCGCGCTGCGGGTCCTCGGGTCCGCGGTGGCCGGGTCCGATCCGGCCCATCCCGGGCTCGGTCCGGCGCCCGCGATCCGGAAGCTGTTGCGGCGCACCGGTGTCGGTGTCGCTGATCTCGGGATCGTCGAGATCACCGAGGCATTCGCGTCGGTGGTGCTGGCGGTATCGGACGAGCTCGGCCTCGACGAAGCGACGATCTGCCCGCAGGGCGGGGCGATCGCGATGGGTCATCCCTGGGGCGCGTCCGGCGCGATCCTGCTGGTGCGATTGGCGACTCAGATGCTGCGCCCGGACGGTCCGGCGCTCGGCCTGGCCGCTTGCGCGATCGGCGGCGGGCAGGGGATCGCGATGCTGGTGGAGCGGGTGGCATGA
- a CDS encoding energy-coupling factor ABC transporter ATP-binding protein, which yields MSQIRFEKVGHAFGERKVLRGIDLCITERRVGIIGANGSGKSTLARMINGLLTPTSGTVTVDGVDVARKGAQVRRKVGFVFTDPDTQIVMPTVAEDLAFSLRRSGLNKAEVAARVQEMLVRFRLDQHADHPSHLLSGGQKQLLALGAVLIRRPEVIIADEPTTLLDLRNARVVAAALDAMDQQVIVVTHQLALLEGFERVIVIDDGLVAFDGTPSAAVPAYRALVE from the coding sequence ATGAGTCAGATTCGGTTCGAGAAGGTCGGGCACGCGTTCGGTGAGCGAAAGGTGTTGCGCGGCATCGACCTGTGCATCACCGAGCGCCGGGTCGGCATCATCGGGGCGAACGGGTCCGGCAAATCGACGCTGGCCCGCATGATCAACGGCCTGCTCACACCGACCTCGGGCACGGTGACGGTGGACGGCGTCGACGTCGCGCGCAAGGGCGCGCAGGTGCGGCGCAAGGTCGGTTTCGTGTTCACCGATCCGGACACCCAGATCGTGATGCCCACGGTGGCCGAGGATCTCGCGTTCTCGCTGCGCCGATCCGGCCTGAACAAGGCGGAGGTGGCGGCGCGCGTCCAGGAGATGCTGGTGCGCTTCCGGCTCGATCAGCATGCCGATCATCCCTCGCACCTGTTGTCCGGCGGGCAGAAACAACTGCTCGCGCTGGGCGCGGTGCTGATCCGCAGGCCGGAGGTGATCATCGCCGACGAACCGACCACGCTGCTCGACCTGCGCAACGCGCGGGTGGTCGCCGCCGCGCTGGACGCGATGGACCAGCAGGTGATCGTGGTGACCCATCAGCTCGCGCTGCTGGAGGGTTTCGAGCGGGTCATCGTGATCGACGACGGTCTGGTGGCGTTCGACGGAACCCCCTCGGCCGCGGTGCCCGCTTACCGGGCGCTGGTCGAATGA
- a CDS encoding energy-coupling factor transporter transmembrane component T family protein: protein MIGLYRPGDSLLHRLPAGAKLLLLIAAIVAATVLLRSPIQVGLGALAVAGLFALARIPWRVAVAQLRPVVWMLLIIAVFQVLITSPARAVVVCGVLLISVALAALVTLTTRVTDLLDTVTRALGPLRRIGVDPERIGLLLALAIRCVPLLAGIVSEVSEARRARGLQWSMTALATPVLVRALRTADAMGEALAARGVDDE, encoded by the coding sequence ATGATCGGTCTGTACCGGCCCGGGGACTCACTGCTGCACCGGTTGCCCGCGGGCGCGAAACTGCTGTTGCTCATCGCGGCGATCGTCGCGGCAACGGTGTTGCTGCGCAGTCCGATTCAGGTCGGTCTCGGCGCGCTGGCGGTGGCCGGATTGTTCGCGCTGGCGCGCATTCCGTGGCGCGTCGCGGTGGCGCAGCTGCGACCGGTGGTGTGGATGCTGTTGATCATCGCCGTCTTCCAGGTGCTGATCACCTCACCGGCGCGGGCGGTGGTGGTGTGCGGCGTCCTGTTGATCTCGGTGGCGCTGGCGGCGTTGGTCACCCTCACCACCCGCGTGACCGATCTGCTCGACACCGTGACCCGGGCGCTCGGCCCGCTGCGCCGGATCGGCGTCGACCCGGAACGGATCGGACTGCTGCTGGCGCTGGCCATCCGCTGCGTGCCGTTGCTGGCCGGGATCGTGTCCGAGGTGTCCGAGGCGCGCCGGGCGAGAGGTCTGCAATGGTCGATGACGGCCCTGGCCACGCCGGTGCTGGTGCGGGCATTGCGCACCGCCGACGCCATGGGCGAGGCACTGGCGGCGAGAGGAGTGGACGATGAGTGA
- a CDS encoding AMP-binding protein — protein sequence MSELLAARIERRAAAAPATIAVESGQERVGYGEFWERVTRTAAGLHGMDRVAVLPTSDVESLVVVTAACHCGVSVVLLHRHLMPGQLATVLELARPGAVVAAAGQHRRLRKMGFDGPVRTAAELAGTGPSGRARPDAELLVGITSGTTGAPKLFVRDQNSWATTLDRSDATFDIGTGDRVAAPGVLDHTHFLYGALHALTRGATVDLRPVMTALNDGATHLYSVPTIAWDVVRSGTGPLPGVREVLSSAARWPRPGRQALQAVLPNAELVHFYGASELSFVSFDRGLGDTDENSAGELFDGVDAEIRDGLVFVRSDMLFDGYLTADGIAGGPVGGWMTVGDRGAVRGNRLRLFGRDSEMLIRAGLNVEPAAIEAALTALPGVAEAACIGIPDARMGEAPAAAIVVGASAPSLDEIWRHLRTTLPSPSIPVQVRVLDSLPRTPRGKLDRQVLAKIFVPQGDAD from the coding sequence ATGAGTGAGCTGCTCGCCGCGCGGATCGAACGCCGCGCCGCCGCGGCCCCGGCGACCATCGCCGTCGAATCCGGCCAGGAGCGCGTCGGTTACGGCGAGTTCTGGGAGCGGGTCACCCGCACCGCGGCCGGACTGCACGGCATGGACCGGGTTGCCGTCCTGCCGACGTCGGATGTCGAATCGCTGGTGGTCGTGACGGCCGCCTGTCACTGCGGCGTGAGTGTGGTGCTGCTGCACCGGCACCTGATGCCCGGCCAGCTGGCGACGGTGCTCGAACTCGCGCGGCCCGGCGCGGTGGTCGCCGCGGCCGGGCAGCACCGGCGATTGCGGAAGATGGGCTTCGACGGTCCCGTGCGGACGGCCGCCGAACTGGCGGGGACGGGCCCGTCGGGCCGGGCGCGCCCGGACGCGGAATTGCTGGTCGGTATCACCTCCGGCACCACCGGCGCGCCGAAACTGTTCGTCCGCGACCAGAACTCGTGGGCCACCACCCTCGACCGCTCCGACGCCACCTTCGACATCGGCACCGGTGACCGGGTCGCCGCGCCCGGCGTGCTCGACCACACGCACTTCCTGTACGGGGCGCTGCACGCGCTCACCCGGGGCGCGACGGTGGACCTGCGGCCGGTCATGACCGCGCTGAACGACGGTGCGACCCATCTGTATTCGGTGCCGACCATCGCCTGGGACGTAGTGCGCTCCGGTACCGGCCCGCTGCCCGGCGTCCGGGAGGTGCTGTCCTCCGCGGCCCGCTGGCCGCGGCCGGGCAGGCAGGCGCTGCAAGCGGTGCTGCCGAACGCGGAACTCGTGCACTTCTACGGCGCGTCCGAGCTGAGCTTCGTGTCGTTCGATCGCGGACTCGGTGACACCGACGAGAATTCGGCCGGTGAGCTGTTCGACGGCGTCGACGCGGAGATCAGGGACGGCCTGGTGTTCGTGCGCAGCGACATGCTCTTCGACGGCTATCTCACCGCGGACGGTATCGCCGGTGGCCCGGTGGGCGGCTGGATGACGGTGGGCGACCGCGGCGCGGTGCGGGGAAATCGCCTGCGGCTCTTCGGTCGCGACAGTGAGATGCTGATCCGGGCGGGACTCAATGTGGAGCCCGCCGCCATCGAGGCGGCGCTCACCGCGCTGCCCGGGGTGGCCGAGGCCGCCTGTATCGGTATCCCCGATGCCCGGATGGGGGAGGCGCCCGCCGCCGCGATCGTCGTCGGCGCGTCCGCCCCGAGCCTGGACGAGATCTGGCGGCATCTGCGCACGACGTTGCCCAGCCCCAGTATTCCGGTGCAGGTCCGGGTGCTCGACAGCTTGCCGCGCACACCGCGCGGCAAGCTCGACCGTCAGGTTCTCGCGAAAATCTTTGTACCGCAAGGCGATGCCGACTAG
- a CDS encoding AraC family transcriptional regulator, with protein sequence MAIMDGAPLPETSCLAPATVWLWPGHAVYRGPSLQLDAHSGSVHCLAVGLDAPFTLYVDGISKVVRTALIPPRRAHRLVARGARMLFCYIDPTSPHAKSCRDRMTASAAAIGLAHSNEHDLLTLAAQAEFDPVAAIELACGSRRSAVDPRIAEAAAALLAHPAGANSAGELAAAAHLSTSRFLHLFAAQSGTSFRRYRLWARILSVGRAVAKGADLTTAAIEAGFASPSHLTDTFHTMFGLPPSRLLPGTRLVVLD encoded by the coding sequence ATGGCGATCATGGACGGTGCGCCACTTCCAGAAACGAGCTGTCTTGCGCCCGCGACCGTATGGTTGTGGCCGGGCCACGCGGTCTACCGCGGCCCCTCGTTACAACTCGACGCGCACAGCGGCTCGGTGCACTGCCTCGCGGTCGGCCTCGACGCACCGTTCACCCTGTACGTCGACGGAATCTCGAAAGTCGTTCGCACCGCGCTGATTCCGCCGCGCCGAGCACATCGGCTGGTCGCGCGCGGCGCGCGGATGCTGTTCTGCTACATCGATCCGACGTCGCCGCACGCGAAGTCGTGCCGGGACCGGATGACCGCGAGCGCGGCCGCGATCGGCCTGGCGCACAGCAACGAACACGACCTGCTCACCCTGGCCGCGCAAGCGGAGTTCGACCCGGTCGCCGCGATCGAACTGGCCTGTGGTTCCCGTAGATCCGCGGTGGACCCCAGGATCGCCGAGGCCGCCGCGGCGCTGCTGGCGCACCCGGCCGGAGCGAATTCGGCGGGCGAACTGGCCGCGGCGGCCCACCTTTCGACCTCCCGCTTCCTGCACCTGTTCGCCGCCCAGTCCGGTACCAGCTTTCGCCGCTACCGGCTCTGGGCGCGCATCCTCTCGGTCGGGCGCGCCGTGGCCAAGGGCGCGGACCTGACCACCGCCGCCATCGAAGCGGGCTTCGCCAGCCCGTCGCACCTCACCGACACGTTCCACACCATGTTCGGTCTCCCGCCGTCGCGTCTGCTGCCCGGGACGCGACTGGTCGTGCTCGACTGA
- a CDS encoding fused (3R)-hydroxyacyl-ACP dehydratase subunits HadA/HadB, which yields MTEAAFDVAGLVGHHYRADDYYEVGREKIREYARAVQDFHPAHWSEDAADELGYSGLVAPTTFISIAAMLANRRLFETVITGYDGFVQTDQVFEMYQPVVTGDRLIGDVELEAVRRVAGKDLLTVKNIFSDQSGRVMQVMHTTVVGLTAEDVAEGIGAAIERVIMHGIEVFTRISPADAAPQVDPAGVPVASIPSEVSRTRVPHTALRFEDLTVGTELPARTTRLTRGDLVNYAGVAGDANPIHWHDDVAALTGLPDVIAHGMLTMGLGAGFITGWLGDPGALTRYGVRLSNYTVVEARNVGTIEFTGRVKSLDPETRSAVIAITAKSAGRKIFGLATADVRFR from the coding sequence GTGACAGAAGCAGCGTTCGACGTGGCCGGGTTGGTCGGGCACCACTACCGGGCCGACGACTACTACGAGGTCGGCCGGGAGAAGATCCGCGAATACGCGCGGGCGGTACAGGATTTCCATCCCGCGCACTGGAGCGAGGACGCGGCCGACGAGCTCGGCTACTCCGGTCTCGTCGCACCGACCACGTTCATCTCGATCGCGGCCATGTTGGCCAATCGCCGGCTCTTCGAGACCGTCATCACCGGATACGACGGGTTCGTGCAGACCGATCAGGTCTTCGAGATGTACCAGCCGGTGGTCACCGGCGACCGCCTGATCGGCGACGTCGAACTCGAGGCGGTGCGCCGGGTGGCGGGCAAGGATCTGCTCACCGTCAAGAACATTTTCTCCGATCAGTCGGGGCGGGTCATGCAGGTCATGCACACCACCGTGGTCGGGCTCACCGCCGAGGACGTCGCCGAGGGCATCGGCGCGGCGATCGAGCGGGTGATCATGCACGGCATCGAGGTGTTCACCCGGATCAGCCCCGCCGACGCCGCACCGCAGGTCGATCCGGCCGGTGTCCCGGTCGCTTCGATCCCCTCCGAGGTGAGCCGAACCCGGGTGCCGCACACCGCGCTTCGGTTCGAGGACCTCACCGTCGGCACCGAACTCCCGGCCCGGACCACCCGGCTCACCCGCGGCGATCTGGTGAACTACGCGGGGGTCGCCGGTGACGCCAACCCGATCCACTGGCACGACGACGTCGCCGCGCTCACCGGGCTCCCTGACGTGATCGCGCACGGCATGCTGACCATGGGACTGGGCGCCGGGTTCATCACCGGCTGGCTCGGCGACCCGGGCGCGCTCACCCGCTACGGCGTTCGTCTCTCGAACTACACCGTCGTCGAGGCTCGCAATGTCGGCACCATCGAGTTCACCGGCCGGGTCAAGTCGCTCGACCCCGAGACGCGCAGCGCGGTCATCGCCATCACCGCGAAGTCCGCGGGCCGCAAGATCTTCGGCCTCGCCACCGCGGACGTCCGCTTCCGCTGA